In the genome of Kluyveromyces marxianus DMKU3-1042 DNA, complete genome, chromosome 1, one region contains:
- the HIS4 gene encoding trifunctional histidinol dehydrogenase/phosphoribosyl-AMP cyclohydrolase/phosphoribosyl-ATP diphosphatase, whose protein sequence is MLPLVPLLDATKALNEKPFIGLSKLLVLDGLTLTKEEIQDFTDKQEAFGQRVSVLVGKNKFSDDDLISLLNNGISTLFVEDLEYANHLLEIGIPDIRLSLFKENAFRVKFGQVQEVSWSQLVKVSEITKQSFTNAILKGLKTDRSDGLYTTLVVDENERSLGLVYSSKESIAQAVESQTGVYFSRSRNEIWRKGATSGNVQQLLSIDLDCDGDALKFVVRQGGSGSFCHLNTQSCFGDFKNGLYGLQKLLQDRLVNAPEGSYTKRLFNDPDLLDAKIKEEAEEVTEAKEKKDIAWECADLFYFTLVKLVASGVSLEDVENNLNMKHLKVTRRKGDAKPKFIKKEEPITETPYETSEEEKIFLNVVSSSNKAAVEQAVTRPIQKTAEIMNLVKPIIDNVVKNGDKALIELTAKFDGVDLKSPVLEAPFPPEYLEGLTDELREALDLSIENVRKFHAAQMQTETLEVETQPGVVCSRFPRPIEKVGLYIPGGTAILPSTALMLGVPAQVAGCKEIVFASPPRKSDGRVSPEVVYVASKVGASKIVLAGGAQAVAAMAYGTETVPKVDKILGPGNQFVTAAKMHIQNDTQALCSIDMPAGPSEVLVICDEEADVDYVASDLLSQAEHGIDSQVILVGVSLSETKIEALQNAVHEQAMKLPRVDIVRKCIAHSSIILCESYEDAFKMSNQYAPEHLILQISNAQDYVKLVDHAGSVFVGAYTPESCGDYSSGTNHTLPTYGYARQYSGVNTSTFQKFITSQSVSPTGLENIGRAVMSIAAVEGLDAHRNAVKIRMTKLGLLPPNFE, encoded by the coding sequence ATGTTACCTCTTGTGCCCTTACTGGATGCTACCAAAGCATTGAATGAAAAGCCTTTTATTGGCTTATCGAAATTGTTAGTCTTAGATGGACTAACTCTaactaaagaagaaattcagGATTTCACCGATAAGCAAGAAGCTTTTGGTCAAAGGGTGTCCGTTCTTGTAGGAAAGAACAAATTCAGCGATGATGACTTAATTTCATTGTTGAATAATGGTATTTCTACCCTATTCGTCGAAGATTTAGAATACGCTAACCATTTGTTAGAAATTGGCATTCCAGATATCAGATTGTCtttgttcaaagaaaacGCCTTCCGAGTAAAATTCGGCCAAGTACAAGAAGTTTCTTGGAGCCAACTAGTTAAGGTTTCTGAAATTACAAAACAAAGCTTTACTAATGCCATTTTGAAAGGTTTGAAAACTGATCGTTCTGATGGATTGTACACAACTTtagttgttgatgaaaatgagcGATCTCTAGGATTGGTTTATTCTAGCAAAGAATCCATTGCACAGGCTGTTGAAAGCCAAACAGGTGTATACTTTTCTCGCTCACGTAATGAAATTTGGCGCAAAGGTGCCACTTCCGGTAATGTTCAACAGTTACTCTCTATTGACTTGGATTGTGATGGCGACGCTTTGAAATTTGTCGTAAGACAAGGTGGGTCTGGTTCTTTCTGTCACTTAAACACTCAATCATGCTTTGGtgatttcaagaatggGCTGTACGGTCTTCAAAAGCTTTTACAGGATAGACTTGTAAATGCCCCAGAAGGTTCATACACTAAAAGACTTTTCAACGATCCTGATTTATTAGATGCGAAGATTAAAGAAGAGGCAGAAGAAGTCACTGAagctaaagaaaaaaaagatattgcATGGGAATGTGCTGATCTATTCTACTTCACCCTAGTTAAGCTAGTTGCGAGTGGTGTTTCGTTGGAGGATGTGGAAAATAATTTGAACATGAAGCATTTGAAAGttaccagaagaaaaggtgATGCAAAGCCAAAGTTCATCAAAAAGGAAGAGCCTATCACTGAAACTCCATATGAAACTTCTGAGgaggaaaaaatattcCTAAATGTTGTTTCATCTTCCAATAAAGCTGCTGTTGAGCAAGCAGTTACCAGACCAATTCAAAAGACTGCAGAGATCATGAACTTAGTTAAACCAATCATTGATAATGTTGTTAAAAATGGGGATAAGGCTTTGATTGAACTAACGGCAAAATTCGACGGTGTTGACTTAAAGTCACCAGTCTTAGAAGCTCCTTTCCCACCAGAATATCTAGAGGGCTTAACAGACGAATTGAGGGAGGCATTGGATTTGTCAATTGAAAACGTCAGAAAGTTCCATGCCGCACAAATGCAAACTGAAACACTAGAAGTTGAAACCCAACCTGGCGTTGTGTGCTCTAGATTTCCAAGACCAATTGAAAAAGTGGGTCTGTATATTCCTGGTGGTACAGCTATCTTACCTAGTACTGCTTTAATGTTAGGTGTGCCCGCCCAAGTTGCTGGTTGTAAAGAGATTGTGTTTGCGTCTCCTCCTAGAAAGTCTGATGGAAGAGTTTCTCCTGAAGTGGTCTATGTTGCTAGTAAAGTTGGTGCTTCAAAGATTGTCTTAGCTGGTGGTGCACAAGCTGTGGCAGCTATGGCCTATGGAACTGAAACCGTTCCTAAAGTTGATAAAATTCTTGGCCCCGGTAACCAGTTCGTTACTGCAGCCAAAATGCACATTCAGAATGACACCCAAGCATTGTGCTCCATTGATATGCCTGCTGGTCCAAGTGAAGTTTTGGTTATTtgtgatgaagaagctgatGTTGATTATGTGGCTTCTGACCTGTTATCTCAAGCTGAACATGGTATTGATTCTCAAGTTATTTTGGTCGGTGTTTCTTTATCCGAAACTAAGATAGAAGCTCTACAGAATGCGGTTCATGAGCAGGCAATGAAGCTTCCAAGAGTCGACATCGTCCGTAAGTGCATTGCTCACAGCTCCATTATCCTATGTGAATCATACGAAGATGCTTTCAAGATGTCTAATCAATACGCACCCGAACATTTGATTCTACAAATTTCTAATGCTCAAGATTATGTAAAACTTGTTGATCATGCAGGTTCAGTCTTTGTTGGAGCGTACACTCCAGAATCTTGTGGTGATTACTCCAGTGGTACAAACCACACATTGCCAACATATGGTTATGCAAGACAATACAGTGGTGTTAATACTTCGACATTCCAGAAGTTTATCACCTCTCAATCAGTTTCTCCTACTGGTCTAGAAAATATTGGTCGTGCAGTAATGAGTATTGCCGCTGTTGAAGGATTGGATGCCCACAGAAACGCGGTTAAGATCAGAATGACAAAATTAGGACTTTTACCACCTAATTTTGAATAA
- the SMT3 gene encoding SUMO family protein SMT3, whose translation MSEEQEQKPDVKSETHINLKVSDGSSEIFFKIKKTTPLKRLMEAFAKRQGKEIESLRFLYDGVRVLPDQTPEELDMDDNDIIEAHREQIGGSI comes from the coding sequence ATGtcagaagaacaagaacaaaaaccaGATGTCAAATCCGAAACACACATCAACCTAAAGGTTTCTGACGGCTCCAGtgaaatcttcttcaaaatcaagaagactACCCCATTGAAAAGACTTATGGAGGCCTTTGCTAAGAGACAAGGTAAAGAAATCGAATCTCTAAGATTCCTATACGACGGTGTCCGTGTGCTACCGGATCAAACACCAGAAGAACTAGACATGGATGACAATGATATCATTGAGGCTCATAGAGAACAAATCGGAGGGTCCATCTAA
- the BIK1 gene encoding cytoskeleton-associated family protein → MNREEYIGLVVEIPNIGRGQIRYIGSVEMKEGIFAGIDLYSGNGKNDGTFKGRKYFQTTFPRSGLFIQWEKVANLIPQQCNGGSNGRTLHSLSPTPVRGMGNPILNQGSEHSQQRKTSVTELGPSFRASTENSSKLIDTDRMEAELFQYKRVVEDQRIVLEEIQAAIDEYETKLESTEREKLTLQRQLEHERASHERQKQFYENEHDQLLTVIDELQNEINRNAAILSEIMEREKNMDVDVRNEPTNYDNSQNMIDSSVIDDLKAQLHDLQQYKNQSELYKTKWEKEKEQLKLHNQSLSKEYQSVSNELLECQKKLHTGENKQNSLEKELDEARKTIDSLQSQLQVMQKKQEQQSVMQIDDNMETLPLYNPNVEQKGSISLATAGRSLWCALCEKDGHESVDCPYDDKFF, encoded by the coding sequence ATGAACCGTGAAGAGTATATAGGTTTGGTTGTTGAAATTCCCAACATTGGTAGGGGCCAGATTAGGTATATTGGCTCCGTTGAGATGAAGGAAGGGATATTTGCTGGAATTGATCTGTACTCCGGTAATGGCAAAAACGATGGAACATTTAAAGGTAGGAAGTATTTTCAGACTACTTTCCCTAGAAGTGGACTTTTCATACAATGGGAGAAGGTCGCTAACCTCATTCCGCAACAGTGTAACGGCGGATCTAATGGTAGGACATTACATTCACTTTCCCCTACACCGGTAAGAGGCATGGGAAACCCCATCCTCAACCAAGGATCTGAACATAGCCAGCAGCGTAAGACTTCTGTTACTGAACTTGGTCCAAGTTTCAGAGCGTCTACGGAGAATTCCAGTAAGCTTATCGATACGGATAGAATGGAGGCAGAACTTTTCCAATATAAAAGAGTGGTCGAAGATCAACGAATAGTACTGGAAGAGATTCAGGCTGCGATTGATGAATACGAAACAAAGTTGGAATCAACAGAAAGGGAAAAGTTAACGTTACAACGTCAATTGGAGCATGAAAGAGCCTCGCATGAACGTCAAAAGCAGTTCTACGAAAATGAGCATGATCAATTACTTACTGTCATTGATGAACTACAAAACGAGATAAATAGAAACGCTGCAATACTCTCCGAAATTatggaaagagaaaaaaatatggaTGTTGATGTTAGAAATGAACCAACTAACTATGACAATTCTCAAAATATGATTGATTCGTCGGTTATAGATGATCTAAAAGCCCAACTACATGATTTGCAGCAATACAAGAACCAGTCAGAGCTATACAAGACTAAATGGgaaaaggagaaggaaCAATTAAAACTGCATAACCAATCTCTTTCGAAAGAGTATCAAAGTGTGAGTAACGAACTATTGGAATGTCAAAAGAAACTTCACACAGGTGAGAATAAACAAAACAGCTTAGAAAAGGAGTTAGATGAAGCAAGAAAAACCATTGATTCCCTTCAATCACAGTTACAAGTAAtgcaaaagaagcaagaacaacaaagtGTAATGCAAATAGATGACAACATGGAAACGCTGCCTCTGTATAATCCCAATGTAGAACAAAAGGGCTCCATATCACTTGCAACTGCAGGTCGTTCACTATGGTGTGCACTCTGTGAAAAAGATGGACATGAATCAGTTGACTGTCCTTACGATGACAAATTCTTttaa
- the FUS1 gene encoding Fus1p: MDTVTETLLITETAMDKLVVQNDATVINTIFVDEYFQQSKSLPFALTTVSTATATVVNKNVGTATITGRVTTTISDQLSTSSTSASSTHSANSSNLNHTSSQMSKSSNMPTSTAAARATSSALVSPIAIPGFGNSSKSSNGTILGLAIGLPIALFIIGLACLLGMFYYKRKNGITDLEKEVKTSKRDRFLSKIYGAKDPNIGEKNSSDYGKENDEDEYFDSAMNSKVAYRLSKPYISPPTLIKTPQKVAFPTNPYRKTKDINEETYSTSSLNQVQFPKPLASPFKKWTYESPLSRWFLTKSTLIQDKMQTVKTPTMHLKQLNILARVNKSKITVDDEMPYTEASPMLPTVPTSPYDSIQPLPTGIRYESTLVPVNETEFSGGGQNIKPQVLETNNKFVYPPVVKLDNKIKSKPLPKPPSFVKSLDPELRRHSNHSAAEKHDLGSARRSTIEEQAKLFQVVKDYQAVLMDEIHIKRGEIVRVLARHTDGWCLVERHDAAKSGSLDGPSYLNEDRGIVPGLCLQECT; this comes from the coding sequence ATGGATACAGTAACGGAGACGTTATTGATTACCGAGACTGCGATGGATAAATTAGTTGTTCAAAATGATGCTACAGTAATAAATACGATCTTTGTGGATGAGTATTTCCAACAATCTAAATCACTTCCTTTTGCCCTAACTACAGTTTCTACGGCCACTGCGACAGTTGTTAACAAGAACGTTGGAACAGCAACTATTACAGGTAGGGTGACTACCACAATATCAGATCAATTGAGTACTTCATCGACCTCGGCCTCTTCGACACATTCTGCAAACAGTTCTAACCTTAACCACACTAGCTCTCAAATGTCAAAATCGAGTAATATGCCTACCAGTACAGCGGCTGCCAGGGCTACTAGCTCCGCTTTAGTTTCACCAATTGCTATACCAGGTTTTGGCAATTCATCTAAGAGTTCCAATGGAACAATTCTAGGTTTAGCAATTGGTTTACCAATAGCTCTGTTTATCATTGGATTAGCATGTTTATTGGGAATGTTTTACTATAAGAGAAAAAACGGTATAACTGACCTGGagaaagaagttaaaaCTAGTAAACGAGACAGGTTCTTATCTAAAATATATGGAGCAAAGGACCCAAACATTGGTGAAAAAAACTCGTCCGACTACGGTAAGGAGaatgacgaagatgaatACTTTGATTCGGCTATGAACTCGAAAGTGGCTTATAGACTGAGCAAGCCATATATTTCACCGCCTACACTTATTAAGACTCCCCAAAAGGTCGCGTTTCCCACAAATCCCTACAGGAAAACTAAAGATATCAATGAAGAGACTTATTCTACTTCTTCGTTGAACCAGGTTCAATTTCCAAAACCATTAGCTTCACCTTTCAAAAAATGGACCTATGAATCACCCTTGTCAAGATGGTTTTTGACAAAATCCACCCTAATCCAAGATAAGATGCAAACCGTAAAAACACCGACTATGCATCTAAAACAATTGAACATTTTGGCTAGAGTTAATAAGAGCAAAATCACCGTTGATGATGAGATGCCATACACAGAAGCCTCCCCAATGCTTCCAACAGTTCCTACATCACCATATGACTCTATTCAACCCTTACCAACTGGAATACGCTATGAATCAACCCTAGTTCCAGTTAACGAAACTGAATTTTCTGGCGGCGGCCAAAATATAAAGCCACAAGTCCTTGAAACTAACAATAAATTCGTCTATCCACCAGTCGTTAAACTAGACAATAAAATCAAGTCAAAACCTCTACCGAAACCACCGTCGTTTGTTAAGTCGCTTGATCCGGAATTACGGCGTCATAGCAATCATAGTGCAGCTGAGAAACATGACTTAGGATCAGCCAGAAGATCAACAATTGAGGAACAAGCGAAACTTTTCCAGGTAGTAAAGGACTACCAAGCCGTGTTAATGGATGAAATTCACATTAAAAGAGGCGAGATAGTCCGTGTGCTTGCTCGGCACACTGATGGATGGTGTCTGGTTGAAAGACATGATGCAGCAAAATCAGGTTCTCTTGATGGGCCAAGTTACTTGAATGAAGATCGTGGCATTGTTCCTGGATTATGTCTCCAAGAGTGCACTTGA
- the HBN1 gene encoding nitroreductase family protein translates to MSSVTSQQFLKAIAARRSIYSLTPELPDGISINDVQSVVEAIIKHTPTSHNSQGNRAIIITGEAHRKMWSSVVDAIEGDTGKKSPTSIRDEAYGSIVFFIDDKTLEQLKNNSPVWASVFPSLADQSSGAAQISAWTALELLGFGGHLQHYNGYINAALPEGTVPEGWKVKAQLVFGAPTAPPREKTFIENPVKVLK, encoded by the coding sequence ATGTCTTCAGTTACCTCCCAAcaatttttgaaagctATTGCTGCTCGTCGTTCTATCTACTCCTTGACGCCAGAGTTACCAGACGGAATTTCCATTAATGACGTCCAAAGCGTTGTTGAAGCCATCATCAAGCACACCCCAACCTCCCATAACAGCCAAGGTAACAGAGCTATCATTATAACTGGCGAAGCCCACAGAAAAATGTGGTCATCTGTTGTCGATGCCATTGAAGGCGATACTGGAAAAAAGAGCCCAACTTCTATTCGGGATGAGGCTTACGGTTCAattgtcttcttcattgatgACAAGACTCTAGagcaattgaagaacaattcCCCAGTATGGGCTAGTGTTTTCCCATCTCTTGCAGACCAATCCAGCGGTGCAGCCCAAATCTCTGCTTGGACTGCTCTTGAATTGTTGGGTTTCGGTGGTCACTTGCAACATTACAACGGTTACATTAATGCTGCTTTGCCAGAAGGTACCGTTCCAGAAGGATGGAAGGTCAAGGCTCAATTAGTTTTCGGTGCTCCCACTGCTCCACCTCGTGAGAAGACCTTCATTGAAAATCCGGTTAAGGTTCTAAAATAG
- the PRY2 gene encoding SCP superfamily family, with translation MKFNSVILTSFLTASALARSVVTLDETFDAVSVRVTKPPASSSTSTADDTTSTEASAVTSAPSSDTSSVVNTESALYSNSSSAAITSSSSSLSSIVTTTSGSKLQTILTQSVVAKSSSSSSTTAQTSKSSTTTSSTTTSKSSTTTSATTTSKSSTTTSATTTSKSSTTTSATTTSKSSTTTSATKTSIAQSETTAEAISASDRAAVLDTHNSLRARHQDTGSLVWNDDLAAYAYNYAQSLKGGDSDPCNYVLKHSGGQYGENLAAGTNSSPADLVNLWYDEIKYYDYNNVTGIEHDGHEVGHFTQLVWASSTDLGCSVERCTNGAVYLICEYSPAGNIYVVGEGVTDHYMLYEQNVKPLKSTQ, from the coding sequence ATGAAATTTAATTCAGTTATTCTAACTTCATTTCTAACAGCTTCTGCTCTTGCTAGAAGTGTTGTAACTCTAGATGAGACATTTGATGCTGTTTCTGTCAGAGTAACAAAACCACCTGCCTCTTCCAGCACTTCTACCGCTGATGACACTACTAGTACCGAAGCAAGCGCAGTTACAAGCGCACCAAGTAGCGACACTAGCAGCGTCGTTAATACTGAATCAGCTTTGTACTCCAACTCTAGTTCAGCTGCCATTACAAGCAGCTCTTCCAGCTTGAGCTCTATTGTCACCACAACCAGTGGCTCAAAGCTTCAAACGATACTTACCCAATCTGTCGTGGCAAAATCTAGCTCTTCGTCTAGCACTACCGCTCAGACATCtaaaagttcaacaacaacatcttcaaCCACAACGTCtaaaagttcaacaacaacatctgCAACCACAACTTCtaaaagttcaacaacaacatctgCAACCACAACTTCtaaaagttcaacaacaacatctgCAACCACAACGTCtaaaagttcaacaacaacatctgCCACCAAAACGTCTATTGCTCAATCAGAAACCACTGCTGAAGCTATCTCCGCATCGGACCGTGCTGCTGTTCTAGACACTCATAACTCATTGAGAGCACGTCACCAAGACACTGGCTCTCTAGTATGGAATGACGACCTAGCCGCTTATGCTTACAATTACGCACAATCTTTGAAGGGCGGGGACTCCGACCCATGTAACTACGTTCTAAAGCACTCTGGTGGTCAATATGGTGAAAACTTGGCTGCTGGTACTAACTCTTCACCAGCTGATTTGGTCAACTTATGGTACGATGAAATTAAGTACTACGATTACAACAACGTTACCGGTATTGAACACGATGGTCATGAAGTGGGTCACTTTACACAATTAGTATGGGCATCATCCACAGATCTTGGTTGTTCTGTCGAAAGGTGTACAAATGGTGCTGTCTACTTGATTTGTGAATACTCGCCAGCTGGTAATATTTACGTCGTTGGTGAAGGTGTCACTGATCACTACATGTTGTACGAGCAAAACGTTAAGCCATTGAAATCCACCCAATAG
- the HBN1 gene encoding putative nitroreductase HBN1, which produces MSSAASQQFLKAIAARRTIYSLKPELPSGVSIDDVQAVVQAIIKDTPTSFNSQSNRALILTGEAHKKVWASVTDAVEGEAGKKRPASIRDEAYGSIIFFSDDKTVEQLKANFPAWAGAFPSFADQSSGAAQISAWTALELLGLGGHLQHYNGYVKAALPEGAAPQEWNVTAQLVFGAPAAPAGEKTFIENPVKVLN; this is translated from the coding sequence ATGTCTTCTGCTGCCTCTCAAcaatttttgaaagctATTGCTGCTCGTCGTACTATCTACTCTTTGAAGCCTGAATTACCTAGCGGTGTTTCCATCGATGATGTTCAAGCTGTTGTTCAAGCCATCATTAAGGACACCCCAACTTCCTTCAACAGTCAAAGCAACAGAGCTCTCATTCTGACTGGTGAAGCCCATAAGAAAGTCTGGGCTTCTGTTACCGATGCTGTTGAAGGTGAAGCCGGTAAAAAGAGACCAGCTTCCATCAGAGATGAGGCTTACGGTtctatcatcttcttcagcgATGATAAGACTGTTGAACAATTGAAGGCCAACTTCCCAGCATGGGCTGGTGCCTTCCCATCCTTCGCAGACCAATCCAGTGGTGCAGCCCAAATCTCTGCTTGGACTGCTCTTGAATTGTTGGGTTTGGGTGGTCACTTGCAACATTACAACGGCTATGTCAAGGCTGCTTTGCCTGAAGGTGCTGCTCCTCAAGAATGGAATGTCACAGCTCAATTAGTTTTCGGTGCCCCAGCTGCTCCAGCCGGTGAAAAGACCTTCATCGAAAACCCAGTCAAGGTTCTAAACTAA
- the AGP1 gene encoding amino acid transporter AGP1 — MSNSGPSDKDFASHEMSDLKLSNKSDIIINDSIANNEGDAEYYEKTFANSDDYNYESKGSSWRRFKDSFKRADRINQDILGSADLELNPSHSLVAENANLKQNIKGRHVLMMSLATGIGTGLLVGNGKTLYTGGPAGLTIGYAIMGSCLYSIIQAAGEMAVAYPTLVGNFNNYPSFLVDPALCFATSIIYCLQWLCVFPLEIISASLTIKYWTTSVNPNVFCAIFYCLIIFINLCGSAGYAEADFFFNTCKVLMFIGFFILGIIINCGGAGNDGYIGAKYWHNPGAFNGHTSIDRFKAVVSTLVTAAFAFGASESVALTASEQSNPRKAIPSAAKQVLYRIIAIFLGSIILIGFLVPYNSTELMGSGSSSVHASPYVIAVASHGVKVVPHFINAVILLSVLSVGNFAFYSSSRILLCLSEIGYAPKQLQYVDRMGRPLYAMIIGAIFGCICFVSASPKEEQVFTWLLAISGLSQLFTWMAICISHIRFRKALTVQNRTAGELGFRSQVGVWGSWYGVIMMFLILIGQFWVALFPIGGKKGADANNFFQNYLALPVFLVLYLGYKTYYKDWRLVIPAEEVDLVSHRKLFDEDVLKQEDEEYKLRLKHASFWAKMQDFWC, encoded by the coding sequence ATGTCAAACTCTGGTCCTTCTGACAAGGACTTCGCAAGTCATGAAATGAGTGACCTTAAATTGAGCAACAAATCGGACATTATAATAAATGATTCCATAGCAAATAATGAGGGAGATGCTGAGTACTATGAAAAGACATTTGCCAACTCTGACGATTATAATTATGAATCGAAGGGCTCTAGTTGGAGGCGATTCAAGGACTCCTTCAAAAGAGCTGACCGCATCAATCAAGACATCCTGGGCTCTGCTGATTTGGAGTTGAACCCATCCCACAGTTTAGTCGCAGAAAATGCTAATCTAAAGCAAAATATTAAAGGAAGACACGTTCTTATGATGTCTTTGGCCACTGGTATTGGTACCGGTTTGCTTGTTGGTAACGGTAAAACTTTATACACTGGTGGTCCAGCTGGTTTGACTATTGGTTATGCCATCATGGGTTCCTGTTTGTACAGTATTATCCAAGCTGCTGGTGAGATGGCTGTTGCATACCCAACTTTGGTTGGTAATTTCAACAATTACCCATCTTTCTTGGTCGACCCCGCTTTGTGTTTCGCTACTTCTATCATTTACTGTTTGCAATGGTTATGTGTTTTCCCATTGGAAATCATTTCTGCATCTCTCACAATCAAGTACTGGACTACCTCTGTCAACCCCAACGTTTTCTGTGCCATCTTTTACTGTTTaattattttcattaatttgTGTGGGTCCGCTGGTTACGCAGAAGCggacttcttcttcaacacttgTAAAGTTTTGATGTTCATTggtttctttattttagGTATCATCATAAATTGCGGCGGTGCTGGTAATGATGGATACATTGGTGCTAAGTACTGGCACAATCCAGGTGCCTTTAATGGTCACACTAGTATCGATAGATTCAAGGCTGTTGTTTCTACCCTAGTTACCGCTGCTTTTGCATTTGGTGCTTCAGAATCTGTTGCGTTGACCGCTAGTGAACAGTCTAACCCAAGAAAGGCTATCCCAAGTGCTGCAAAACAAGTTTTGTACAGAATCATCGCCATTTTCTTAGGTAGTATCATTCTTATTGGTTTCTTGGTCCCATATAACTCCACAGAATTGATGGGTTCCGGTAGTTCTTCTGTGCATGCATCTCCATATGTGATTGCTGTTGCCTCCCACGGTGTTAAGGTTGTTCCACACTTCATCAATGCTGTCATCTTGTTATCAGTTTTGTCTGTGGGTAACTTTGCATTCTACTCTAGTTCTCGTATTTTGCTATGTTTATCCGAGATTGGTTATGCTCCAAAGCAACTACAATACGTTGATAGAATGGGAAGACCCTTATATGCTATGATTATTGGTGCCATTTTCGGATGTATTTGCTTCGTCAGTGCTTCAccaaaggaagaacaagTGTTCACTTGGCTATTGGCCATCTCAGGTTTGTCACAATTGTTCACATGGATGGCCATCTGTATTTCTCACATTAGATTCAGAAAGGCCTTAACTGTTCAAAACAGAACTGCAGGAGAGTTAGGTTTCAGATCCCAGGTTGGTGTTTGGGGCTCATGGTACGGTGTCATCAtgatgttcttgatcttAATTGGTCAATTTTGGGTCGCTTTGTTCCCAATCGGTGGTAAGAAGGGTGCTGATGCAaacaacttcttccaaaactaTTTGGCATTACCTGTCTTCTTAGTACTATACTTGGGTTACAAGACATACTACAAGGATTGGAGGCTAGTTATCCCGGCCGAAGAAGTCGATCTTGTTTCTCACAGAAAGCTCTTCGATGAAGACGTACTAAAACAGGAAGACGAGGAATATAAACTCAGATTAAAGCACGCATCCTTCTGGGCAAAGATGCAAGATTTCTGGTGTTAA